In the genome of Bradyrhizobium sp. CIAT3101, one region contains:
- a CDS encoding DUF6285 domain-containing protein: MQDEPTPIELTKAVADFLRNDITPLISGHQAFKLRVAINILDLVTRQLTREEGSDAKEVERLRALLGVDGSVTELNRALAERIAKGEVDLATPGLAEHLWQTTMDKLAVDQPSYASYKRELGRNP; encoded by the coding sequence ATGCAGGACGAACCGACACCGATCGAGCTGACCAAGGCGGTCGCCGATTTCCTCCGCAACGACATCACACCGCTGATTTCCGGCCACCAGGCTTTCAAGCTGCGCGTGGCGATCAATATCCTCGATCTCGTGACGAGGCAGTTGACCCGGGAGGAGGGGAGCGACGCGAAGGAAGTGGAGCGGCTGCGCGCGCTGCTCGGCGTCGATGGCTCCGTGACCGAGCTCAACCGTGCGCTGGCCGAGCGGATCGCCAAGGGCGAGGTGGATCTGGCCACGCCGGGGTTGGCGGAGCATCTTTGGCAGACCACCATGGATAAGCTGGCCGTCGATCAGCCGAGTTACGCCTCGTACAAGCGGGAGTTGGGGCGCAATCCGTAG
- a CDS encoding phosphotransferase family protein: MIEAELSRSVQRWCPGATGVTGAAKLSGGASQETWRFDITHPDGPIGAILRRSPKGYGAAPTRAAGLAAEAQLMQLAFEAGVPSPRVMHVLTPDEDLGTGFIMQRVEGETIARKILRDDEFAAARPLLARQIGGVLAGLHRLPQDKLPELRSRNATQEISEFDRDYRSLNWPKPVFELALRWLRDHDPGPSTEITLVHGDFRNGNLIIGADGVRAVLDWELAHLGDPMEDLGWVCVNSWRFGEIDKPVGGFGSREELFAGYEAAGRKVDPSRVKFWEVMGTLRWGIMCGGMMQRFREGPDHSMERAMIGRRASETEIDLLRLLAPRGG; this comes from the coding sequence ATGATCGAGGCGGAGCTTTCCCGCAGCGTCCAGCGCTGGTGTCCCGGTGCGACCGGTGTCACGGGCGCTGCAAAGCTGTCCGGTGGCGCCAGTCAGGAAACCTGGCGCTTCGACATCACGCACCCCGACGGGCCGATCGGCGCGATCCTGCGCCGTTCGCCGAAAGGCTATGGTGCGGCGCCGACGCGCGCGGCGGGGCTCGCGGCCGAAGCGCAGCTGATGCAGCTCGCGTTCGAGGCCGGCGTGCCGTCACCGCGCGTGATGCATGTGCTGACGCCGGACGAAGATCTCGGTACCGGCTTCATCATGCAGCGGGTCGAGGGCGAGACCATCGCTCGCAAAATTCTTCGCGACGACGAATTCGCCGCGGCGCGACCACTGCTTGCGCGGCAGATCGGCGGCGTGCTTGCGGGCCTGCACAGGCTGCCGCAGGACAAATTGCCCGAGCTGCGCAGTCGTAATGCGACCCAGGAGATCTCCGAGTTCGATCGCGACTATCGCAGCCTGAACTGGCCAAAGCCGGTGTTCGAGCTGGCGCTGCGCTGGCTGCGCGATCACGATCCGGGCCCGTCCACCGAAATCACGCTGGTGCATGGCGATTTCCGCAACGGCAACCTCATCATCGGTGCCGATGGCGTGCGCGCCGTACTCGACTGGGAGCTCGCCCATCTCGGTGATCCCATGGAGGATCTCGGCTGGGTCTGCGTCAACTCCTGGCGCTTTGGCGAGATCGACAAGCCGGTCGGCGGTTTTGGCTCACGCGAGGAGCTGTTTGCGGGTTACGAGGCGGCGGGTCGCAAGGTCGATCCGTCGCGCGTCAAGTTCTGGGAAGTGATGGGGACGCTGCGCTGGGGCATCATGTGCGGCGGCATGATGCAGCGGTTTCGCGAGGGACCGGACCATTCGATGGAGCGCGCCATGATCGGCCGCCGTGCCTCGGAGACCGAGATTGATCTGCTGCGGCTGCTCGCGCCGCGGGGAGGTTAG
- a CDS encoding enoyl-CoA hydratase/isomerase → MQFKHVTLEFDGSVAILRLDHQEVMNAVSMDMLGGLSDALDAIEEKKDEVRCVVLTGAGRAFCTGANLQGRNNQSKKTKAGLTLETGFHPFLRRIRNLHCPIVTAVNGPAAGAGMSFALLGDMILCARSSYFLQAFRRIGLVPDCGSTWLLPRLIGKARSVELSLMGERLPAEKALEWGLVNRVYDDGVLMEEAMKLARDLASGPTVALSLIRKLYWDSPENSFEDQLNLEFQCQLRAGDTQDFREGVGAFLEKRPAQFKGK, encoded by the coding sequence ATGCAGTTCAAACACGTCACGCTCGAATTCGATGGTTCGGTCGCGATCCTCAGGCTCGACCATCAGGAGGTGATGAACGCGGTCTCCATGGACATGCTGGGCGGGCTCTCCGATGCGCTCGACGCGATCGAGGAGAAAAAGGACGAGGTGCGCTGCGTCGTACTGACCGGCGCGGGCCGCGCGTTCTGCACCGGTGCCAACCTCCAGGGCCGTAACAATCAGTCGAAGAAGACCAAGGCCGGCCTGACGCTCGAGACCGGCTTTCATCCCTTCCTGCGCCGTATCCGCAACCTGCACTGTCCGATCGTGACTGCGGTCAACGGCCCCGCCGCCGGCGCCGGCATGAGCTTCGCGCTGCTCGGCGACATGATTTTGTGCGCGCGTTCCTCCTACTTCCTTCAGGCGTTCCGGCGCATCGGTCTGGTGCCGGATTGCGGTTCGACCTGGCTGCTGCCGCGCCTGATCGGCAAGGCGCGTTCGGTCGAATTGTCGCTGATGGGCGAGCGACTGCCGGCCGAGAAGGCGCTGGAATGGGGCCTCGTCAACCGTGTCTATGACGACGGCGTGCTGATGGAGGAGGCGATGAAGCTGGCGCGCGACCTCGCGAGCGGGCCCACGGTCGCACTGTCGTTGATCCGCAAGCTCTATTGGGACAGCCCGGAAAATTCCTTCGAGGACCAGCTCAATCTCGAATTCCAGTGCCAGCTGCGCGCCGGCGATACGCAGGATTTCCGCGAGGGCGTCGGCGCGTTCCTGGAGAAGCGGCCCGCGCAGTTCAAAGGCAAATGA